The nucleotide sequence GGTGGAGCGCGGCATACCGCGCGAAGTCGCCGAGGCCATCTTCCACGACTGGGAGGAGTTTGCGAGGTACGGCTTCAACAAAAGTCACGCCGCCGTCTACGGCGTCATTGCCGTCCAGACCGCTTACCTGAAGGCCCGCTATCCCGTCGAGTATATGACGGCGCTGCTCTCGGCGTACAAGCATGATACCGACAACGTCGCGCTCTACGTCGAGGATTGCCGCGCGCTCGGCATCGAAGTCCGCCCGCCGGACGTGAACTACAGCCAGATTGATTTTTCGATTGAAGACGAAGAGCCGAAGCCAAGAGTCGGGGGTCAAGAGTCAAGGGCGAAGACGGGCGGCATCGTTGCGGCCCAATCCAAAATCCAAAATCAAAAATCCGCCATCCGCTTCGGCCTGGCGGCCATCAAGAACGTCGGCGAGGGCGCGGTGCAGGTCATCCTGAACGCGCGCGCGCAGGGCGGCAGATTCCGCTCGCTTGATGACTTCTGCCAGCGCGTGGACCTGCGCCACGTCGGCAAACGCGCGCTGGAGTGCCTGATCAAGGTCGGCGCGCTGGATGCCTTCGGCGAGCGCGGTGAGCTGCTGGACGGCCTGGATCAGATGATCAATGCTAGCGCCGCGCACTTCCGCGCGCAGGAGGCCGGTCAGCTGACTCTGTTCG is from Chloroflexaceae bacterium and encodes:
- a CDS encoding DNA polymerase III subunit alpha; the protein is QIMRAAVELAGYSLSESDDLRKAIAKKQKEALLKHQEKFVKGAVERGIPREVAEAIFHDWEEFARYGFNKSHAAVYGVIAVQTAYLKARYPVEYMTALLSAYKHDTDNVALYVEDCRALGIEVRPPDVNYSQIDFSIEDEEPKPRVGGQESRAKTGGIVAAQSKIQNQKSAIRFGLAAIKNVGEGAVQVILNARAQGGRFRSLDDFCQRVDLRHVGKRALECLIKVGALDAFGERGELLDGLDQMINASAAHFRAQEAGQLTLFGGTGEAAGFSGVRLAKGKAVISQREKLKWEKELLGLYVSDHPLQAVIDKIGDR